One region of Brassica napus cultivar Da-Ae chromosome A10, Da-Ae, whole genome shotgun sequence genomic DNA includes:
- the LOC125579094 gene encoding ribosome biogenesis protein NSA2 homolog yields the protein MPQGDYIELHQKRHGRRLDYEERKRKKEARQVHKRSKQAQNSIGIKGKMIAKKNYAEKAQMKKTLKMHEESSSRRKADEDVQEGAVPAYLLDRENTTRAKVLSNTIKQKRKEKAGKWEVPLLKVRPVAEDEMFRVIRSGKRKTKQWKRMVTKATFVGPGFTRKPPKYERFIRPSGLRFTKAHVTHPELRCTFCLEIIGIKKNPNGPMYTSLGVMTRGTIIEVNVSELGLVTPAGKVVWGKYAQVTNNPENDGCINAVLLV from the exons ATG ccgCAGGGAGATTACATTGAGCTGCACCAGAAGAGGCATGGACGCCGCCTGGATTACGAAGAGCGCAAGCGCAAGAAGGAGGCGCGTCAAGTTCACAAGCGCTCCAAACAGGCTCAGAat TCTATAGGTATAAAGGGTAAGATGATTGCCAAGAAAAACTATGCTGAGAAAGCTCAAATGAAGAAGAc attgaaaaTGCACGAGGAGAGTTCATCAAGGCGTAAAGCTGATGAGGATGTTCAGGAAGGAGCTGTTCCCGCTTATCTTCTTGATCGTGAGAACACCACTCGCGCCAag GTTCTTAGCAACACTATCAAgcagaaaaggaaagaaaaagcTGGGAAGTGGGAGGTGCCTCTGCTAAAG GTCCGTCCCGTGGCCGAAGATGAAATGTTCAGAGTGATCCGATCTGGGAAGAGGAAGA CAAAGCAGTGGAAGAGGATGGTAACGAAAGCTACATTTGTGGGACCTGGTTTCACAAGGAAGCCACCAAAGTATGAGCGTTTCATCCGCCCTTCTGGACTGCGTTTCACCAAGGCTCACGTCACTCACCCTGAATTGAGGTGCACGTTCTGTCTTGAGATTATTGGAATCAAGAAGAACCCCAACGGTCCTATGTATACGTCACTTGGTGTCATGACTAGAGGAACAATCATTGAG GTCAATGTGAGTGAGCTTGGTCTTGTTACACCAGCTGGAAAAGTTGTTTGGG GGAAATACGCTCAAGTGACTAACAATCCAGAGAATGATGGATGTATTAACGCGGTTTTGCTTGTGTGA